Part of the Rhipicephalus sanguineus isolate Rsan-2018 chromosome 5, BIME_Rsan_1.4, whole genome shotgun sequence genome is shown below.
GAGGCTTAATATACGCATCAAAGACAATTCACTGCAAGTAAACTGGCTCAGTACACTCGCTCTAAAGTTTTTCCAGCTGAGTCATCAGTCGAGGTGTAAGACTAAATAAGGGCAAAGCAAAAACTACTCTTTAAAGTGCCGTTGATGGAGAAGTATCGCAGTCGACTGATCGCAGCAACTGCAGCAAGCTGACAGTTTTGTCACATACTTTAAGGCAGTGAGCGAAGGTACAGCCTAGTTCGatcagttaatttttttttttcgaacagcgCTTTGGGACTTTCCTTCCTTCCAGGGGTCGCGCTTCACCTAGCTATTTACTTCAATGCTTGTCACCCACGGGACTAGACCATTATCCGTAACGATGGTACTCGACCTGTGAAGCGATGTATTTGGTGTCCCTTCCTCTGATGTTTCTCTTTTGGCGATGTTTGTGTATGCTTACAATGACACTACAAATACGTAATAACAATGATGATAATAATATACCAAACGCGGGCTGTTCGAATCGTTTCTCGATATATTTTAAATAAATGAGCAGGCATAAAGAGTTCCTCATCGAGGGAACTCCGAATGCATTTTGTAAACATGTGATGGTTGACTGTATTTTTTTTATCGTTTTAAGTTTCATTTATCAGAGCCAATTGTGCTGCTTTCTTGTAACGCTtgcatatatatttctttcttctgaTTTATCAAATATGTTTTCTCATAGCCTTTATATTATCTCTGGCTTGTTTCGTGCATTTATGTGAATAATTAATTCATTTTGAGTGCCTTACAATCTTACTATTTTACATTTCAACCACCATGTACGCCTTGCAACGCACCATCGGCCCAGTCAAGCTGTTTTATtgccaattatatggacagtctcggctggattttgccgtcgccgtcgccgccgtcatgcaccatatatgtctaagtatgtatacatatataaaagccccaaagaaaaataaatcagaaaaatgcttccgaagcgcggaagtggcgctaaccactacgccacgaaacgcagatcctccacgtagctaacggcgagcgttatatacacaccctttaccgctggacggactcagagacggaaggcgataataagcgtttcttcattaccagcgagatggcgctaggagcgcgacgggcgcatttaaaagttgtcggcgagctcgctcgcttcttcttatatttccgcagggagaaccttgcccttccgctgtctgctcgcgcggttttctcgtggtgaggggaagaggaatgtttcaagctttcaccgtgatgtccgcgctcatgttacggagcgtacgaaagtcactcgagctcaagggacgccgctaaacgaacaaacagaaaatgagcgcgaactatcaagtgtcacagctctacacttgaagcacgctagcttccttcgctgcttcggccgcctttgcaacaggagcgctgttcaaactgagagtatccattggcgagcctcatttcgtatagcattaatttcttgctatcgcattcattgcttcgaccttgcggtgaaactgtgactttttccaaCAGCTTTTAGCCAGTGGTATTCCCCAGAGCGTTTGTATTTCTGGAAATAAATCtacattgtattgtattgtattgtattgtattgtattgtattgtattgtattgtattgtattgtattgtattgtattgtatttgttgtattgtattgtatgtaCGAGACCGTCGTCGATTATGCTGGCTAACGGTGTCCTAGCCTTCTTCGCCTCCTGAGTTCGATTGGACGTGGTTAGCGCAGGTCTCCCGTCTGCTTCGCGACTGCAGCATCCCGCATGTCCACCTTCTGGGACCCTGCCCACAGGAGCTGAGAACACGGGCCAAGGGTCGGGGGGTGTCGGCACGCCGTACGGCTCTTGCCTGGTTGCAGGCGAACGCCACGTTACCTGGAGTCCTGTACTTTGCCGACGATGATAACACCTACGACTATCGGTTATTCGACGAGGTGAGCCTTTCCAACCAGTAATCTTACAGCTCGAGAAACTGAGCTTGACTCATTCAAACACATCTGAGAACTCCAGGCGAATCGATCGATATGTCTACGCATTAGGTTTCTTCTGTCATCATCATCCCGCGAATGAACACTGTCTACGTAACTGTCGCATAATAAATGGATTTCTGAATATTATATCGGTATTAACATCATTCATCCGCAATTCTTGTCTGTTACGGGCGAACGCAATTACTTCTCTTTGTTTAAATGTTCGTACCTAATCCAAGTATGAAAGTGTTGTAACTTGTGAATGTTGCACATCTCTAATGGGATCTGTGTCTGCGTAATCCGTACACTTACGTGCACGTATATTCGTTTGTGCATACTGACACCCCCGTTAAAAACGGTGTATCATCTTGACGCCACAAGATAAAACATGAGCacgcagttttaggggcgaagctccttaagacctAGCCTTGTCCGCCGTCCACGTCCGTCACGGTACAAGAAACCGAAACctaaactggaaaaaaaaatatatgtgaaAAAAATTAATACATGAGAGGGCGCatcaaaaaatcgaaaaaaagaacgcatctgtgaaaaaaatacacgagagggtGCACCGAAAACCGAAGAAAACTcgaaacagaataaaaaaaagcaagacatctgtgaaaaaaaatacacttgaacaaaaaatacacgagagggcgcTGCGGTGCACGCCCTCTTACAATGGAGAAAACGCTGCAATAAAACTATTCAACGGAACCGTCGTCATGACAGTATAGCTGGTTCCGAACCTCTCCCGAGGCAACGTAGAAAAGCACATCGATCCAGCAATGAGCGAttatgaaacaaagtacaagaacaACCCCTTCGTGCTAGTCGGTGACTTTAACGTTTACATCACCGACAacgactggcttgtgcagtatatgacgtctcgatacgTTCTGCGATGCATTTCGTGTGACTGTAAACAGCCAACAACCATCAGggggacgtgcatagaccttgcctttgccaacttcaggttagatccgatcgaagaaccattggctctacatttcacggatcataaagcggtgataattaaAGGAAAAtggaatccagaactcaacacGGCATGCGAAGTATGACCAATAAAATGTATATActctacacacgtgttgtcactcatttacatgatgaagagtgggcaatgtcacgagAGATTCACGGTTGCCGAATAATTCGAGCTTCGCCAAACTCTTCATTATTAatttcgtggatatgcgtggattttttcatTATACAGTGCgacatataccgggtgtttcgaGAAATGTGTCCAAACTCCACGAAAATCGGAGAAATGCGATATTCGTTCGATGCCTTGACAATCTCTTTTTCTGCAGCCGCAGTCATATTAAGATGGCTGAAGAAATCATTCGGGGCAGCAATTGAGAAAGTTAAAGTAATTAATCTTTTAATTGGTGGAGTCAGTGGATTATGCCTACTTGGATCATTGAAGTCCTCCTTGCGAAGaatccattgcagctttgagactGCGAAAAAGCAGCCTCttgtaataattgcgaagtaatgaaattcagccaAATTCAGCGGCGAAGCCGAAACTATATCAGtaaagtgacttgttgggcgagttggttcattcttacggtagaatagcgcgAATACCACGACGAGAcaagatgggagacgaacaagcgcaacgaattgcgcttgttcgtctcccatcttctctcgtcgtggtatttgcgctattctaccgtaagaaaCTATATCCCGGAgcagcgcaactgccatattcttctgagacgtccagaatgagtgagtgtGGTTATAACAACCATCAACCAACTTCGTtttgtgggtgtgcgggctgcgcttgcaattataggaCGCATGACGCACATGCGTTAACtaacgcggaagaactacactTCTGTAATCGTTGttttgaacagtgacgtcattctggtagCCTGTTCGTTGCGTTCATCGGGGCTTCGGTTTCACCGTTGAAATTGGTTGAATTTTATTACGCCACAATGAATACTAGAGGCCGGTTTTTCAAAATCgcaagctgcaatgggttcttcacATAAAGTACTTCATTCTTCCCTTTGACATAACTTcctaactccgctaattaaaaagttaattaatttaattttcgTATTTACCGTTCCAAAAGATGTCTTTAACAAGCTTAAGATGTCTGTGGTTACagaaaaaagccgccagatcccacgcattgtgagaatcgatgtaatgcgaagcagccagcaaagagctgcatacatcgtctcgtctatcattgaggaaaatgcgtgccactcatgttatttatgttcgtcacacagtcacgtcgcgcaataccaatttcggggtagatcaagctagcgaaacggccaccagcgcaccatgagcgtggcacgtaagtcatgctgtacatgacatgcttgtcatgattttcatgttaagtcgtgttatttatgttcgtcacacagtcacgtcgcgcaataccaattccggggtagatcaagctagcgaaacggccgccagcgcaccatgagcgtggcacgtaagtcatgctgtacatgacatgcgtgtcatgattttcatgttaactcgtgttatttatgttcgttacacagtaacgtcacgcaataccaatttcagggtagatcaagccaggaaaacggccgccagcgcaccacgagcgtggcacataagtcatgctgtacatgacatgcgtgtcatgattttgatgtcaactcgtgctatttatgttcgttacacagtaacgtcgcgcagtaccaatgttggtatatatcaagctagcgaaacggccgcgagcgcaccatgagcgtggcatgtatatcacgctgcacatgacatgcatgtcatgacttgcacgttaggacctgtcagttatgttcgtcatacactcttgtcacgccgtatcagttttggtatatatcaagttaacgaaacggccgtaagagcaccaagactgtggcatgtatatcatgtcgttcatgacatgcatgtcatgatttttatgttatgactcgtaattcatgttcgtcatacagtcatgctatgccatactaattttggtgtacattcgattaacgaaacgagcaggagagcacaaagtcgtaggcggctagacagatagatagatagatagatagatagatagatagatagatagatagatagatagatagatagatagatagatagatagatagatagatagatagatagatagatagatagatagatagatagatagatagatagatagatagatagatagatagatacgctcaaagtcgcagaagttcgctaagaaatgcttcgcatttaaaaagcaattgtgaaggcatcaAACGTATATCGCATTTCCCTAATTTTTGAGAATTTCGGACACAtctcttgaaacacccggtatatagtATGCAGAACACAACACATCGTATCGTATAGAACAACAGCCAGTGCATAATGCTTTTTTCAAATAGCGCGTTTCTCTCGTTGATCCAGATCCGATGGACACAGGCTGTGAGCGTGTTCCCGGTGGGATCCATGAAGATCACCGGCTTCAGCAGTCCCGTGGTGGTGGACGGCAGCGTGGTGGGTTTCCACGACCCATACCTCCACAAGCGACGCTTTGCCGTCGACATGGCCGGCTTCGCCGTCAACCTGCGTCTGCTGAtcaacaacacaaacatctcgatgCCCCACATGGAAGGTCGCCAGGAAACCGAATTCCTCGAAAGCCTGAACGTATCGCTTTCGGACCTCGAGCCGCTGTGCGAGAACGCCACAAAGGTATGAGGTGTTCTCGCGAAAGGCTTTGAAATTggcgctctggcgttcctgtttagGAACCTTTCTGCGTTGCAGCGTTCTTGTTAATGAACGATGGAAGGAGAAGGGATTGAAGGTTCCTTCCTTTGTTAGCGGCACATATTGAGGCTCCTTGGAAGCTGCTCGATAAACCTTAATTGGCATCCctttaggtagcatgcgagggtttagtggtcagctgccagctcgtataaagatcgcgtgctacgtgacgccatctggcaaaaaaaaatgttttccacCCTCACCGCCATggccacgagcggcgctggctaacactcccaggattagACGCACAGAAATGCCCAATAAAATGGACGGGGGACGAAGGCCGCCGTAGCTGAATTGacggagcatcggacgcgttatccgaaggcagtggtgtagccgggggggggggggggcacaccaggcccgtccccccccccccccgacatttttttatgctatggcatacagagcccaaaatgacacttgaccacatctgcctgcctggcccccacttcaaatcaaggaggtgcctcccccgaaaacaatttctgcctacgcccctgtccgAATTCTTCAGGTTCGttccctgccagcagcaagttgttTTTCCGCCCATTTTTATTCCTTTGCATTTCTGTCACAACTACGCCACAGttaaaaactgcaaaataatgtcccctatgcctaCCTTGACCTCAATGTCTGCTGGCTTGCTTAggttgtgtctaaaaaagaaacgagcccttgatccataCACCTTCCAAGTGTAAATCACAGTGTCACAGCTATCAATTTGATACATATTAGAAAATTCAGGCGATGAAGATAAGTCGTATGTATATAATGTCAACTTACTGACGCAGTGATGCCGAGATCGACGCGTGATGTGTCAAGTAAAGACATAAGCTAAGACGAAACGGCCACTGCAGGAAGCACGAAAGCCGTGGGATTTGCACCGAAAGTTGTAAAAGTAAAACTCAATTTCTCAACTCACCTGATAAATAAGAACGAGGACAAGATTGCAAGACAAAAATTGAGATAGACGTAGGCAGGGAATGGAAATTAGATTTACTTACAAGCGGGGAGCAGATTTCACAGAGTAAGATCTCGTAGGTgggaagctaaaaaaaaaaaaagttataaatGAAGGGGCAAAGTAGAAGGAATTGCTGGAAAGTAAAATCCACGCAGTGCTGAGCATTGCCTGGAAAACACAGGTAGCTCCTGGAAAAGCGCTGCCACTGAGAACACTTGttttcttgtccttttttttgtttgttttttgtataCTTACCTCGTCTCCTAGGATGAAAtattgaaagcaaaaaaaaaaaaacatcttcttCAGATattggttcaggacccctttaacttTCGCACAGGCAAACTTTCCACTATCATCATAGTTCGCGTCTAAGCATGCGTACAACAGCGACTCAAGGAAGCATTTTAGGTATTCGCTTTCACGCTGCAAGTATCTCGCGGGGTAGCGCTTTGCATTGTACTGCTGATTAACGGCTTTATGCAACTGTCGCATCATATTACCTCGCAATGTATCTGATAACCTTGCCAGTTTATGTTTTAAAATGTGGTTTTCCTTTGCATGCGGCTCGAAATAACCGCAGCGATGTTCAAAGATTCTGTGGTTTCATAATTCGAAGCACACTAAAAGACAACACGTGCAGATTGCCGCTCTCTTTTTAGTAGCACGAGCACTGAATGACgaccttgtttctcttccaagcacttccggtagaGCATTTACTTTCCGtttcccgaatattcagaaaatgccTTCTAAAAATCAAACTAGTGTGAAATCGATGGCCTTGGTTCAACTTAGGAGTTACATTGGAGACATAAGATATCGGAGCGTAAGTTTACTTTAGATAATGATCAATTAACTGTAAGGATAATTATTGAAACTGGATTgaacgagttcattgaaagagcagatgattttcttgcgagcagctgggatcggtgcggcacctggcggagccgatctcaaccacgcgcttctttttacgtggcctctgagatccgcttcggcagtgcgccGAAACGCGAAGTTAACCCAATGAATTCACCAGGACACCAGGGCAcccgaacgccgacgtgcgaatgGCACTACTATACATCTAAGtgaaggattagggtcgcctccaattttttttcttacttcacatTCCGTCCTTCAGTGTAGTTTTAGTATTCAAGTAACgacctcgcttttttttcttctaggttCTCGTCTGGCACACGCAGTCGAAGCCGTCTGCGTTCCCGACAGCAGCAAAAATTAACAGGAAATATCTGTCGCTAAAGACAAATCTCAACGCCCTGATACGCTACATAAACTATTAGCGATCGAAATAACTTTTGGGTGACGTCTTCGGAAGCTCGCGGAATCCAAAGTGCGTTTCGCTGTTCTCTTGTACTCGACCTGTTCGTGGTATTGAGACGAATATGGAGCAGATTTCATCGCCGATTTCCGCGTCTGGCGAACTCTTCAAGGAAGGCCGATGGGATGTTGCTCGAGTTCCACGTGACTCAACGTGATTCAACTGCTGAAAACAAGAGCGCCAAGAGAAACTGGTGGATGTGTGGATCATGCGTGAACGTCGTGTGATTTAACAGGGATAACTGTGGCCGGTGCAACACGTCGTGGTCTCATCAGCTGTCGAAGTAGTTTAGAAATCGTTTCACTGCTCATATTGTTCTCCTTATTCACAAGCCCCTGATACTCCGTAATACATATTAGCACTGCCTTCATATATATAGCTGAGAAGGCTCGTATCTTCTGTGAAGACTGCATTTTGCCTCTGTTTCACTTATCGTGATCTTAGTGAGCATCTGCTATGTGGTAATTATGTGGGTGATGATCATTAAAATGCTAGCATTTCGTTGGTATCAATGTACATCGTCATAATGAAGATCCAGCATTTTTCCCATGAAACTTAGCCCTATCGCTTCACAAGCGACAATTGTTTCTTGTAGCGAGAACACGAAGCAAGCGTTAGCAGGCTACAGTGTGGAGTAGGGACTTAAACATAGCTTATTCTGTGTTGGTGCTCCGTGTTTGAGTGTATGTTCTTACTTATATGTGTGCCTACTAGCGCCCTAAAGCAACCTTTAGTAAAACCGCATCAACTTGTCCAAGAAGGGGCTTTGCAAACATAGTTTATTCTCACCGTGAGTTTGCTAGATTAAGAGAGAATGTCTCGTGTGCATTCAAGAATTCCTAAGTACTCTTCTTTTACGATTTCGAGCGCATTTCCCGGCCAGTAATTGAAAGACATATAAGAACAGAGCTCACTTTAAAGATCATGAATAATTCGAGTCGTGTCCTCTGTACGAACATGTCATTATAGCTGCTTAATACAATAAAAGTGTGATGTCGTACGAATGACGTTTTATAGTTTCATTCGCGGCAGGCATTTTCTCTTAATGCTGTGCCGCGTGTAAAGCGTTGCTTGAGGGAGGGTATATCACTTTTGGCTTATGAAATTTATGTGGTAAACTAGAGGTAACGTATGTGATGAAAGAAGCGTTACATCTTCGTCTCTTTTCTCTGCAGAGTGTATAGAGAGGATGTCGCTCAATCAACTGAGGAATTATGCCGCACCTAACGTAAACGAAGTGTAAAAGTATCCCCGAGCGTTATTTACAATAATGCAGCTTCTGCAACTGCCGttgtgaaaagaaaagaaagaaaagaaaaagaaaaggagcgCCTAAGGGTTTCTCGTGGCTCTTAGTTACGTCTTCATaggaagcgcaaaactacacacagggacagcaagaaagaaagacactacagaAGCGCCTAACTGCAACTAAGCTTTTATTTGGAAAAGCGAACATATATAAAGGTAAAATAATGaagacaaaacaaacaaagaagaccACGTGTCATGCCACTCGTCGCCCATCCGTTATTGCCTAACACACCATCCAAGAAACGAAGTCCTTTCTGTGTAAGCGTGATAGACGGTGCGCTCACACAATCAAAATCATCCCGTTTCATTTCAACAGATTCAACTATCAATCTCGTTAACATATCCCTGTCGCGATACAAAATGCAAGTGTTATCAAAGTACGACacgcaaccacaatcattgcagtGGATAGCCAGGTCCATTGCAGTGGAGGCCATCCGCGCATTTCTGTACCTTATTATCGTGTTCTTTTACCCGCTCATTGATACACCTTTCAGTTTGTCCAATTAACGTATGCGCGGTCACACAACAAGGGCATTTTATACACAACCGTCTGCGCACACAGAACGTAGTCATTGCGAAGGCTGATTttgctacgcttttttttttctttcggaacAGGGAAAGTTTCACTACACAGTTTAGACAGTTTCTCTGGTGCAGACATAACCACCCTTATGCCAGCCTAATTTCCAATCTTCTTAAGATTACGTGCTACGCCGTGGATATAAGGAATAACAGCACTCTTCTGCTGCTGCGGGGAAATACCATCACGAGGTCGATTTTGTTTCTTTAAGTCCCGATAGAGCGATTCAGCGACAGCCGTAACGAGTCTAGGTGGGTAACCTGTCACCTGCTGTCCCTGTGTGTATAGCTTTGCGCTTCCTATGGAGATGGATCTGTACCAACCAGCCCGTTCTACTTGTTTATTATGTTTCTTAGTTACGCTTAGGTTCAAGGCAGACCCCGAAACAGCTTTCTGGTGTAAATATTTCAAACGTCATTGctttcactggcgtagccagat
Proteins encoded:
- the LOC119393420 gene encoding galactosylgalactosylxylosylprotein 3-beta-glucuronosyltransferase S-like produces the protein MAPPLRGRILLLIVATMCATILFLCGFQIRPFGGRRVTRGDASAGCLQWMPVPSPETFTETEAPAVPTVYVVTPTYRRPTQMPDLVRVAQALMLATGVFWVLVEDSTRPTEAVSRLLRDCSIPHVHLLGPCPQELRTRAKGRGVSARRTALAWLQANATLPGVLYFADDDNTYDYRLFDEIRWTQAVSVFPVGSMKITGFSSPVVVDGSVVGFHDPYLHKRRFAVDMAGFAVNLRLLINNTNISMPHMEGRQETEFLESLNVSLSDLEPLCENATKVLVWHTQSKPSAFPTAAKINRKYLSLKTNLNALIRYINY